From the uncultured Trichococcus sp. genome, one window contains:
- a CDS encoding glycoside hydrolase family 1 protein, with protein MMKSYYPEGFLWGGAIAANQAEGAWKVDGKGMSVADVARFKPSISVEDYKSQWHVSLEDIAIAKETDDVVYYPKRRGIDFFHRYKEDIALFAEMGFKVLRVSIAWTRIFPNGNEAEPNQKGLDYYRDLLETLRAHNIEPLVTLSHYEMPLYLVENYDGWVSREVVGFFTKFSETVFREYKDLVTYWLSFNEIDSVFRHPFTTVGVIEEKYADKKAAEEAIYQALHHQFVASAEATKLLREIIPGAQMGAMLTKTMTYAETCDPDEVLMAQKANRDNHFYADVQIFGEYPKHVLNYFEENGFKIDRTEEDLQLLKDYTVDFLSFSYYMSMVVSKNASQREKVGGNLMTGVKNPYLNTSEWGWQVDPVGLRISLIDLYDTYRIPLFVVENGIGSTDVLTADGTVEDDYRVAYFRDHFEQMNLAIKDGVELMGYTSWGCIDIVSASTSQMTKRYGFIYVDADDFGNGTYNRFKKKSFHWYKDVIETNGASLYE; from the coding sequence ATAATGAAAAGTTACTATCCGGAAGGATTTCTCTGGGGCGGCGCCATCGCCGCCAACCAGGCGGAAGGTGCCTGGAAAGTGGACGGAAAGGGCATGTCGGTAGCCGATGTCGCCCGTTTCAAACCAAGCATTTCGGTTGAAGATTACAAATCGCAATGGCACGTTTCCTTGGAGGACATCGCCATCGCGAAGGAGACCGATGATGTCGTTTATTATCCGAAAAGAAGAGGCATCGACTTCTTCCACCGCTACAAGGAAGATATTGCTTTGTTCGCTGAAATGGGCTTCAAGGTGCTGCGCGTTTCGATCGCCTGGACCCGTATTTTCCCGAACGGAAACGAAGCGGAGCCGAACCAGAAAGGCTTGGACTATTACCGCGACCTGTTGGAAACACTGCGGGCGCACAACATCGAGCCATTGGTGACGCTGTCGCATTATGAAATGCCGCTCTATCTGGTGGAAAATTATGACGGCTGGGTTTCGCGTGAGGTCGTCGGTTTCTTCACCAAATTCAGTGAGACGGTCTTTCGTGAGTACAAGGATCTGGTGACCTACTGGCTCTCCTTCAACGAAATCGACAGCGTCTTCCGCCACCCGTTCACGACAGTTGGTGTGATCGAAGAAAAATACGCCGACAAAAAAGCCGCTGAAGAAGCCATCTACCAAGCGTTGCATCATCAGTTCGTGGCCAGTGCGGAAGCGACCAAGCTGTTGCGCGAAATCATACCGGGTGCGCAGATGGGTGCGATGCTGACGAAAACGATGACCTATGCGGAGACTTGCGATCCGGATGAGGTGCTGATGGCGCAAAAAGCCAACCGCGACAACCATTTCTATGCGGATGTGCAGATTTTCGGGGAGTACCCTAAGCATGTATTGAACTACTTCGAAGAGAACGGCTTCAAGATCGATAGGACCGAAGAGGACCTGCAGCTGTTAAAGGATTACACTGTCGATTTCCTTTCCTTCAGCTACTACATGTCGATGGTCGTATCGAAAAACGCATCCCAGCGCGAAAAAGTCGGAGGAAACCTGATGACCGGCGTGAAGAACCCGTATCTGAACACCTCCGAGTGGGGCTGGCAAGTCGATCCGGTCGGGTTGCGCATTTCCCTGATCGACCTCTATGACACGTACCGCATTCCGCTGTTCGTCGTCGAGAACGGCATCGGCTCGACCGATGTGCTGACCGCAGACGGAACGGTCGAGGATGATTATCGGGTCGCTTATTTCCGCGATCATTTCGAACAGATGAACTTGGCCATCAAGGACGGCGTCGAGCTGATGGGGTACACAAGCTGGGGCTGCATCGACATCGTCAGCGCTTCGACTTCCCAGATGACGAAACGCTACGGCTTCATCTATGTGGATGCCGACGATTTCGGCAACGGCACCTACAACCGCTTCAAAAAGAAATCCTTCCATTGGTACAAAGATGTCATTGAAACAAACGGCGCCAGCCTGTACGAATGA
- a CDS encoding glycoside hydrolase family 1 protein — MSRFPKGFLWGGAIAANQAEGAYLEDGKGLAISDVLTNGVLSQPDEAIDPDKVYPSHEAIDFYHRYGEDLQYMEEMGFKAFRTSISWARIFPTGEEEEPNEKGLQFYDDLFAEMLKRGMEPVVTLSHYETPYALVQKYNGWESRELIGLFEKYCRTVFERFKDKVSYWMTFNEINNMHTIPFAAGAVILDETDEKEKLRVIYQASHNMFVASVRVNKLCHEIMPEAQIGCMLSLSAVYPNTCKPEDIFGAMSLRRRSLFFSDVMLRGKYPSYADRIFEDYGIQLEMGENDLAEIAANPSDYLAFSYYRSTTYKDGMKILGNTGGIIGEKNPYLDETPWGWQIDPLGLRYVCNELYDRYQKPLFIVENGMGSNDEVTEDNKIHDDYRIDYTKKHLVEVAEALKDGVPVMGYTYWGPIDIVSAGTGEMKKRYGFVYVDKDNAGNGSLKRLKKDSFYWYQEVIATNGESLFE, encoded by the coding sequence ATGAGTAGATTTCCAAAAGGTTTTTTGTGGGGTGGAGCGATCGCCGCGAATCAAGCGGAAGGCGCCTATCTGGAGGACGGCAAGGGCTTGGCCATCTCCGATGTGTTGACGAACGGTGTGTTGTCGCAACCGGATGAGGCAATCGATCCGGATAAGGTCTATCCGAGCCATGAAGCAATCGATTTTTACCACCGATACGGAGAAGACTTGCAATATATGGAAGAAATGGGCTTCAAGGCCTTCCGGACATCCATCTCTTGGGCGCGCATTTTCCCGACAGGCGAAGAAGAGGAGCCGAATGAAAAAGGGCTGCAGTTCTATGATGACCTGTTTGCGGAGATGCTGAAGCGCGGCATGGAGCCGGTCGTGACTTTGTCGCATTACGAAACGCCTTACGCCTTGGTTCAGAAATACAATGGCTGGGAAAGCCGTGAGCTGATCGGGCTGTTCGAGAAATATTGCCGGACCGTGTTCGAACGCTTCAAGGACAAAGTCAGCTATTGGATGACCTTCAACGAAATCAACAATATGCATACGATTCCGTTTGCGGCAGGCGCCGTGATTTTGGATGAGACGGACGAAAAAGAGAAGCTGCGCGTCATCTATCAGGCTTCCCACAATATGTTCGTCGCCAGCGTCCGGGTCAACAAGCTCTGCCACGAAATCATGCCGGAAGCGCAGATCGGCTGCATGCTTTCCTTGAGCGCGGTCTACCCGAACACCTGCAAACCGGAGGACATCTTCGGGGCGATGTCGTTGCGAAGACGGTCGTTGTTCTTCAGCGATGTGATGCTGAGAGGGAAATACCCATCCTATGCCGACCGCATTTTTGAGGATTACGGCATCCAGCTCGAGATGGGCGAAAACGATCTGGCGGAAATCGCCGCTAATCCGAGCGATTACCTTGCTTTCAGCTATTACCGCAGCACGACCTACAAGGATGGCATGAAAATCCTGGGCAACACAGGCGGCATCATCGGCGAGAAGAATCCGTATCTGGATGAAACGCCTTGGGGCTGGCAGATCGATCCGCTGGGCTTGCGTTATGTCTGCAACGAGCTCTACGACCGCTATCAAAAACCACTGTTCATCGTGGAAAACGGTATGGGCAGCAACGACGAAGTGACGGAGGACAACAAGATCCATGACGACTACCGCATCGATTACACCAAGAAGCATCTGGTCGAAGTCGCCGAGGCGTTGAAGGACGGCGTTCCGGTCATGGGCTACACCTACTGGGGACCGATCGATATCGTCAGCGCCGGAACCGGCGAGATGAAGAAGCGCTACGGCTTCGTCTACGTCGACAAGGACAATGCAGGCAACGGCTCACTGAAGCGCCTCAAGAAGGACAGTTTCTATTGGTACCAGGAAGTCATCGCAACAAACGGAGAAAGCCTGTTCGAATAG
- a CDS encoding PTS transporter subunit EIIC — protein MSFMDKLSSGIDVVAEKVEGNKYLRAIKDAFTAYMPFIIIGSFALLFNVLLTSPTTGLAQFAPFSFLTALAPAFSTINFATMDIMSLLIPLFLASNLAKSNNTNPLITSAVALIAYVIVVPQFFTTTIDGVQQLVRGLPATSTNASGLFIGMILTVLVVELFTKLSNVDALRIKMPPSVPGGIVASFNVLLPIFVTLIIVALAAQLFLNTTGMYMNEFIYKIVQAPLESLVQSPGGIMLLVIVSQIFWLVGIHGGLIISPIRNPLLIAALANNIAAVQAGEAATNPVTMGFWMSFIVPGGAGLTLSLLIAILIASKRDDHKAVAKVSFMPGLFGISEPVVFGLPLVLNPVFAIPFVFASSIGTAIALFFNQIGFLQPNIVDVPFGLPLGVGAFLGYGINGVIVQLLIMALGVVMYMPFVLAANKATVAVEETETETESQIATEKI, from the coding sequence ATGAGTTTCATGGACAAACTTAGCTCAGGGATCGATGTCGTCGCCGAAAAGGTCGAGGGGAACAAATATCTCCGCGCCATCAAGGATGCATTCACCGCCTACATGCCTTTCATCATCATCGGCTCGTTCGCATTGCTGTTCAATGTGCTGCTGACCAGCCCGACGACCGGACTTGCCCAGTTCGCGCCGTTCAGCTTCCTGACCGCGTTGGCACCGGCATTCAGCACGATCAATTTCGCAACGATGGACATCATGTCCCTGCTCATTCCTTTATTTTTGGCGTCAAATCTTGCAAAAAGCAATAATACGAATCCATTGATCACAAGCGCGGTCGCACTGATCGCTTACGTCATTGTGGTTCCGCAGTTCTTCACTACGACAATCGATGGCGTACAGCAACTCGTCAGAGGTCTGCCGGCAACCAGCACGAACGCTTCAGGCCTGTTCATCGGGATGATCCTGACGGTCCTGGTTGTCGAATTATTCACGAAATTATCCAATGTAGACGCGTTGCGCATCAAAATGCCGCCGAGTGTACCGGGCGGAATCGTTGCATCCTTCAATGTGCTGCTGCCGATCTTTGTGACCCTGATCATCGTGGCACTTGCGGCTCAATTGTTCCTGAACACTACGGGCATGTACATGAATGAATTCATCTACAAAATCGTGCAGGCACCGCTGGAAAGCTTGGTCCAAAGCCCAGGCGGTATCATGCTGTTGGTCATCGTCAGCCAAATCTTCTGGTTGGTGGGTATCCATGGCGGCTTGATCATTTCGCCGATCCGCAATCCGTTATTGATCGCTGCTTTGGCCAACAACATTGCAGCCGTCCAAGCCGGTGAAGCTGCAACGAATCCTGTCACAATGGGATTCTGGATGTCCTTCATCGTTCCTGGAGGAGCCGGGTTGACGTTGTCGCTGCTGATTGCCATCCTGATCGCTTCTAAGCGCGATGACCACAAGGCCGTCGCCAAAGTCTCATTCATGCCTGGTTTGTTCGGAATCAGCGAGCCTGTCGTTTTCGGTCTGCCGTTAGTGTTGAACCCGGTGTTTGCGATTCCTTTCGTATTCGCCTCCAGCATCGGAACGGCGATTGCGCTATTCTTTAACCAGATCGGCTTCCTGCAACCGAACATTGTCGATGTTCCGTTCGGTCTGCCGCTTGGCGTAGGCGCCTTCCTTGGATACGGCATCAACGGCGTCATCGTGCAGCTGCTGATCATGGCTTTGGGCGTCGTGATGTACATGCCTTTCGTCTTGGCTGCCAATAAAGCGACTGTTGCGGTAGAGGAAACGGAAACCGAAACAGAAAGCCAAATTGCCACAGAAAAAATCTAA
- a CDS encoding ROK family transcriptional regulator has translation MIHSKYTIRENNEATILNAIISQKEISRAELSVLAGLNKASVSAITKKLLEDELIHEDRIGDAARIGGRKPIMLTFNGKAALTLSLDVAPNYVEGLIAYIDGKVLHESEIRDIKVSSDNVLAYITEMVEKLTEHAVETPHGITGVCIAIHGLVNQEEIIFTPNYTLQSDLKSQLEEIYPFYVYLENEANLAALGEYTFGSISDSVVSMSIHTGIGAGIVENGKLRTGKKGIAGEIGHSILYPDGRKCPCGNEGCLEQYASHQAIYSELEQALGLPDINSSLVIERYKKGDPIVQKVLRTNAHYLSIAVNNLAVIYEPDLVVINSSIYSQIPELISILKGDLKGKLSCDTSVVSSSLKRKATLFGGVAKSTQNFLNIQNLKMNTEN, from the coding sequence TTGATTCACAGCAAATATACGATCCGCGAAAACAACGAGGCAACCATTTTGAATGCCATCATCAGCCAGAAAGAAATTTCCCGCGCTGAATTATCCGTCCTTGCCGGCCTGAACAAGGCTTCCGTATCCGCAATCACCAAGAAACTCTTGGAAGACGAGCTGATCCATGAAGACCGTATCGGCGACGCAGCCAGGATCGGCGGCCGAAAGCCAATCATGCTCACTTTCAATGGAAAAGCTGCACTGACCCTTTCCTTGGATGTTGCACCCAATTATGTAGAAGGGCTCATCGCCTACATTGATGGAAAGGTCCTTCATGAATCCGAAATAAGAGACATCAAAGTTTCTTCCGACAATGTCCTCGCCTACATCACGGAAATGGTTGAAAAACTGACTGAACATGCTGTGGAAACGCCGCACGGCATCACCGGAGTCTGCATTGCGATCCACGGACTCGTCAATCAGGAAGAGATCATCTTTACACCAAACTATACGTTGCAGAGCGATCTGAAGTCTCAATTAGAAGAAATTTATCCCTTTTATGTATATTTGGAAAATGAAGCGAATCTGGCAGCGCTTGGTGAATATACGTTTGGATCCATTTCGGACAGCGTCGTCAGCATGAGCATCCATACCGGCATCGGAGCCGGAATTGTCGAAAATGGGAAACTGAGGACCGGGAAAAAAGGTATAGCCGGTGAAATCGGCCACAGTATCCTCTACCCGGATGGCCGGAAGTGCCCTTGCGGCAACGAAGGCTGCTTGGAACAGTACGCATCCCACCAGGCTATCTACAGCGAACTGGAGCAGGCGCTCGGGTTGCCGGACATCAATTCTTCCTTGGTGATCGAGCGCTACAAAAAAGGTGATCCGATTGTCCAAAAAGTTCTGCGGACCAATGCGCATTATTTGAGTATTGCCGTCAATAATTTGGCGGTAATCTACGAACCCGACTTGGTTGTGATCAACAGCTCCATATACTCGCAAATCCCTGAGTTGATTAGCATCCTTAAAGGGGATCTCAAAGGTAAACTTTCGTGCGATACCAGTGTCGTCAGCAGCTCGCTCAAGCGAAAAGCGACCTTGTTCGGGGGTGTGGCCAAGTCCACACAGAACTTCCTGAACATCCAAAACCTGAAAATGAATACCGAAAACTAA
- a CDS encoding MurR/RpiR family transcriptional regulator: MDLQTKLASESFSGTEKAVVEYFINHFDSVVDMTTLQVAKHTFTSNATVVRVCQKLGYKGFNDFKLKYLTEQKPDLPSAEKLDANFPIQSGDNVHTIATNIAALKEAAIEETKSLLDCAHLQEVIALLEAAETINVYCSHSTIAHAKEFQYHCMRIGKRVIVASGPGEQDYYASRSSEENVAILLSYTGETHETIGDAKLCRYGGTKTISITSFGQNSLSEACDYSFFIPPWEKYYSKIGQFASSAGFSYILDLFYSGIFEKDYLANYEYLLEHTGRLSMVHINKKMNDI; the protein is encoded by the coding sequence ATGGATTTGCAGACGAAGCTTGCTTCGGAGTCCTTTTCCGGAACGGAAAAGGCAGTAGTGGAATATTTCATCAATCATTTTGACAGCGTCGTCGATATGACGACTTTACAAGTGGCCAAGCACACCTTCACATCGAACGCCACCGTCGTCCGGGTCTGCCAGAAGCTCGGTTACAAAGGCTTCAATGACTTCAAACTGAAGTACTTGACGGAACAGAAGCCGGACCTCCCGTCAGCCGAGAAATTGGATGCCAACTTCCCGATCCAAAGCGGCGACAACGTGCATACGATCGCAACCAACATCGCAGCTTTGAAGGAAGCCGCCATCGAAGAGACCAAGAGCCTGCTCGATTGCGCACACTTGCAGGAAGTCATCGCGCTCTTGGAGGCGGCCGAAACGATCAACGTCTACTGCTCGCATTCGACGATCGCCCATGCCAAGGAGTTCCAATACCATTGCATGCGCATCGGCAAGCGCGTGATCGTCGCCAGCGGACCGGGTGAACAGGACTATTACGCCAGCCGTTCTTCCGAGGAGAATGTGGCGATTCTGCTGTCCTACACCGGCGAAACCCATGAGACGATCGGCGATGCCAAACTGTGCCGCTACGGCGGAACCAAGACGATTTCGATCACGTCATTCGGCCAGAACAGCCTCAGTGAAGCCTGCGACTACAGTTTCTTCATCCCGCCTTGGGAAAAGTATTATTCAAAAATCGGCCAATTCGCTTCCTCCGCCGGTTTCAGCTATATCCTTGATCTTTTTTACAGCGGCATCTTCGAAAAGGACTACTTGGCCAACTACGAATACTTGCTGGAGCATACCGGCCGGTTGAGCATGGTCCATATCAACAAGAAGATGAACGATATTTAG
- a CDS encoding sodium:alanine symporter family protein, giving the protein MDAIYNFLADYVNVLLWDYFLTYGLLFAGLYFSIRFGFPQITRMWEGFKQVFGKIFKKDASQEGSMSSFQALATAIAAQVGTGNVAGVATAILGGGPGAIFWMWVSAFLGMGTIFNEAILAQVYRMRDRNKGDFVGGPAFYLSKGVGSNALAKFFSVSLIVALGFIGNMVQSNSIASAVTTAFAIPEWVTGFLIAVAAILIFAGGMKRIASFAEFVVPIMALVYIVSSLVILFLFRDNVVPALKMIFVGAFSPQAAIGGIAGASVRAAVQKGVARGLFSNEAGMGSTPHAHAVAHVDHPVQQGLAAMVGVFIDTVVVCSATALIILVTESYMDPALKGAQVTQAAFSIAFGGSGSVLLAICLTFFAFTTIIGWYYFGESNIKYLFGTKGVLPYQILVAIFIFLGAQQEVDIVWMLADTFNALMVIPNLFGLFYLSNQVKGILEDYDRCKLEGRIFYDYDVK; this is encoded by the coding sequence ATGGATGCAATATATAATTTTTTGGCCGACTATGTGAATGTTCTCTTATGGGATTACTTTCTGACATATGGCCTCTTGTTCGCCGGATTGTACTTCTCGATCCGCTTCGGTTTCCCGCAAATCACGCGCATGTGGGAAGGTTTCAAACAAGTTTTCGGTAAAATATTCAAAAAGGATGCTTCCCAGGAAGGCTCGATGTCTTCTTTCCAAGCCCTTGCGACGGCCATAGCCGCCCAAGTCGGCACAGGCAACGTAGCGGGTGTGGCAACGGCCATCCTCGGCGGCGGACCGGGAGCCATTTTCTGGATGTGGGTGTCCGCTTTCCTCGGTATGGGTACAATCTTCAACGAAGCCATCCTAGCTCAAGTCTACCGGATGCGCGACCGCAATAAAGGCGATTTTGTCGGTGGACCGGCATTCTACCTTTCCAAAGGGGTCGGCTCCAATGCTTTGGCTAAATTTTTCTCCGTCTCACTTATCGTAGCTTTGGGATTCATCGGTAACATGGTGCAATCGAACTCGATCGCATCGGCTGTGACTACCGCCTTCGCCATTCCGGAATGGGTGACCGGCTTCCTGATTGCCGTGGCCGCAATCCTGATTTTCGCAGGCGGAATGAAGCGCATCGCATCATTCGCCGAATTCGTCGTCCCGATCATGGCGCTTGTTTACATCGTTTCCAGTCTCGTTATTCTCTTTCTCTTCCGCGATAATGTTGTCCCTGCTCTCAAAATGATTTTTGTCGGAGCCTTTTCACCCCAAGCTGCAATCGGCGGTATCGCCGGAGCATCGGTAAGAGCAGCAGTCCAAAAAGGCGTGGCACGCGGCCTGTTCTCGAACGAAGCCGGAATGGGTTCGACGCCACACGCGCATGCCGTCGCGCACGTTGATCATCCGGTCCAACAAGGGTTGGCAGCGATGGTCGGCGTCTTCATCGATACCGTCGTCGTCTGCTCCGCTACCGCACTGATCATCTTGGTGACCGAATCCTATATGGATCCCGCCTTGAAGGGTGCACAAGTGACCCAAGCCGCGTTCTCAATCGCGTTCGGCGGCAGCGGCTCGGTCCTTTTGGCCATCTGTCTGACCTTCTTCGCCTTCACGACGATCATCGGTTGGTACTACTTCGGCGAATCGAACATCAAATACCTGTTTGGAACAAAAGGTGTCCTGCCTTATCAGATTCTGGTGGCGATTTTCATCTTCCTGGGCGCCCAGCAGGAAGTCGATATCGTCTGGATGCTTGCCGACACCTTCAATGCCTTGATGGTCATCCCCAACTTGTTCGGTCTCTTCTACTTGTCCAATCAAGTCAAGGGCATTCTGGAGGATTACGACCGCTGCAAATTGGAAGGCCGCATCTTCTACGATTACGATGTAAAATGA
- a CDS encoding 6-phospho-beta-glucosidase encodes MALREDFLWGGATAANQCEGGYNEGGRGLANVDVVPVGKDRGAVITGKMKMFDFDDEHFYPALEAIDMYHRYKEDIALFGEMGFKTYRLSIAWTRIFPNGDEAEPNEEGLKFYEDLFKECHKYGIEPLVTITHFDCPMHLIKEYGGWRNRKMVGFYENLCHAIFNRYKGLVKYWLTFNEINMILHAPFMGAGLYFEEGENEEQVKFQSAHHELVASAIATRIAHEVDPENQVGCMLAAGNYYPYTCDPKDVFKAQEEDRENYFFIDVQSRGEYPAYALKKLEREGIEIQMEEGDKEILKANTVDFISFSYYSSRVASADPEVNAKTAGNIFESVKNPYLDASEWGWQIDPLGLRITMNAMYDRYQKPLFIVENGLGAVDVPDENGYVEDDYRISYMAAHIEAMKDAVNLDGVDLLGYTSWGCIDLVSAGTGEMKKRYGFIYVDRDNEGNGTLKRTKKKSFDWYKQVIASNGEDLSF; translated from the coding sequence ATGGCTTTAAGAGAAGACTTTTTATGGGGCGGCGCTACTGCTGCCAATCAATGTGAGGGTGGATACAACGAAGGTGGCCGTGGTTTAGCGAACGTTGACGTTGTTCCCGTCGGCAAGGACAGAGGGGCCGTCATCACAGGCAAAATGAAAATGTTCGATTTTGACGATGAGCATTTCTATCCTGCATTGGAAGCCATCGATATGTACCACCGCTATAAAGAAGATATCGCGTTATTCGGCGAAATGGGCTTCAAAACATACCGTTTATCAATCGCGTGGACACGCATCTTCCCTAATGGAGACGAAGCCGAGCCGAATGAAGAAGGTCTGAAATTCTACGAAGACCTGTTCAAAGAGTGCCATAAATACGGAATCGAGCCATTAGTTACAATCACGCATTTCGATTGCCCGATGCACTTGATCAAAGAGTACGGCGGCTGGCGCAACCGCAAAATGGTCGGATTCTATGAGAATCTGTGCCATGCCATCTTCAACCGCTACAAAGGTCTGGTTAAATATTGGTTGACCTTCAATGAAATCAACATGATTTTGCACGCACCATTCATGGGTGCCGGTCTGTACTTCGAAGAAGGCGAAAACGAAGAACAAGTCAAATTCCAGTCTGCGCACCATGAGTTGGTGGCCAGTGCAATCGCTACACGCATCGCGCATGAAGTGGATCCTGAAAACCAAGTGGGCTGTATGTTGGCTGCAGGGAACTACTATCCATATACTTGCGATCCTAAAGACGTGTTCAAAGCGCAAGAAGAAGACCGCGAAAACTACTTCTTCATCGACGTGCAATCACGCGGCGAATACCCTGCTTACGCGCTGAAAAAATTGGAGCGCGAAGGCATCGAAATCCAGATGGAGGAAGGCGACAAAGAAATCCTGAAAGCAAACACAGTCGATTTCATTTCCTTCTCCTACTATTCTTCCCGTGTAGCTTCCGCTGACCCTGAAGTGAACGCAAAAACAGCAGGCAACATTTTTGAATCCGTGAAAAATCCATACTTGGATGCGAGCGAATGGGGTTGGCAGATCGATCCGTTGGGACTGCGCATCACAATGAACGCGATGTACGATCGTTACCAAAAACCATTGTTCATCGTTGAAAACGGTTTGGGAGCTGTCGATGTGCCGGATGAAAACGGCTATGTCGAAGACGATTACCGCATTTCTTACATGGCAGCGCATATCGAAGCCATGAAAGATGCCGTGAACTTGGATGGCGTCGATTTGTTGGGTTACACAAGCTGGGGCTGTATCGACCTTGTCAGCGCGGGAACGGGCGAAATGAAGAAACGGTACGGTTTCATCTACGTCGACCGCGACAACGAAGGCAACGGCACGCTGAAACGCACGAAGAAAAAATCCTTTGACTGGTACAAACAAGTTATCGCCAGCAACGGGGAAGACTTGTCGTTCTAA
- a CDS encoding heavy-metal-associated domain-containing protein produces MSQAVIQLGPVTCPSCIKKIESAVSKIEGVETVKVLFNSSKVKAAFDSNKTSANDISETIQKLGYEVQSVKES; encoded by the coding sequence ATGAGCCAAGCTGTTATCCAATTAGGACCCGTCACTTGCCCATCCTGCATCAAGAAAATCGAATCCGCCGTCAGCAAAATCGAGGGGGTCGAAACCGTCAAAGTGCTGTTCAACTCAAGCAAAGTCAAAGCCGCATTCGACAGCAACAAAACTTCAGCTAACGATATCAGCGAAACGATCCAAAAACTGGGTTACGAAGTCCAATCGGTCAAAGAATCCTAG
- a CDS encoding YtxH domain-containing protein, which translates to MGKFTSFVKGLVIGGGIALLLSPKPGKEIRKDLADKADEALDKVMDYADQATETAKETAKEAVDQVKEKAQETTDTVKQKFAAKAPEAEERFDAETESPVTEVDELDPIEEALKTL; encoded by the coding sequence ATGGGAAAATTTACTAGTTTCGTCAAAGGGCTCGTGATCGGCGGAGGGATTGCCCTGCTGCTGTCGCCAAAGCCCGGGAAGGAAATCCGCAAAGATTTGGCCGACAAAGCCGATGAAGCGTTGGACAAAGTGATGGACTACGCCGATCAGGCCACGGAAACCGCCAAAGAAACTGCGAAAGAGGCCGTCGATCAGGTCAAAGAAAAGGCTCAGGAAACGACCGATACGGTGAAGCAAAAATTCGCCGCGAAAGCCCCTGAAGCGGAGGAAAGATTCGATGCCGAAACGGAATCACCCGTGACCGAAGTCGACGAACTCGATCCGATCGAGGAAGCGTTGAAGACCTTGTGA